TGAACAGCGGCGTTCCGGGAGAAACCACTGGAGATGCCCTGAAGCGACTGGATCGGGATGTCCTGTCGGAAGATCCGCGCGTTGTGATCGTGCTGCTCGGCGGGAACGACATGCTGCGCCGCGTTTCGCAGGACGAGCAGTTCGCCAATCTTCGCGAGATTGTGGAGTCCATCCAGGCGGAGGGCGCGCTTGTTGTGCTGGTTGGCTTGAAGGAGATCGGCTTCTTCACGGAGGGCGGCTACGATAGTCGTTACAAGGTACTGGCACGCGAGACGGGTTCGGTGCTCGTGCCGAACATCCTGGGCGGAATCATGTTCGATCGCGACTTGATGTCCGATCAGATCCACCCGAACGATGCGGGTTATGCGAAGGTCGCCGAGAAGATCGACGACATCGCTGGAGAGTACCTGCGGCGTTAAATGAAGTCGGGCCAGCCCGATTTGCGCGGCTGGCCCGACGATCGATCATTCTATCTGGGTTCGATCAGCTACCGAACTTCTGAAGCCGTCCCGAGTGAGCCAGCGCGACGTTCATGATCTCGTACGCCGGGAACACACCCATCGTGCCCTTATCGCATTCGCGCTCAGTCAGGCGAGTTGCGTCGTCGATATCGCACAGCTTGGACGTCACCAGGAACGGAACCGGGTGGAAGCTGTGGCTCTTCATCGGCGGGGGAGTGCTGTGGTCGCCGGTCACGATCAGTGCATCTGGCTGCAGCTCGTCGAGAATGGCCAGCGCCTTGTCCGTCTCCTCGATGACCTTGATTTTCGCCTCGCGGTTGCCGTCTTCGCCGCTGGAGTCCGTCTTCTTCACGTGCAGGAAGAAGAAATCGTAGTCATTCCACACTTCCTTCAGCGTCTGGAACTCGTCGGCGACGGTCTGGCCCGTCTTCAACACATCCATGCCGCACAGACGCGCGACGCCGCGGTAGAGCGGATAGGTCGCGATCGCGGCGGCCTTCAGCCCGTACCGATGCTTGAAGGACTCGAGGCCCGGGTCCTTCGCGAAGCCGCGGAGCGAGAAGCCGTTAGCCTTGGGCTCGTCGGCTATTGCGGCGCGCATTTTCTTGATGGCTTCGGTCATCACGCGGACCGTCTTGGCGTTGTCGGCCGAATCGTTCGTCGCCGTCACGGGCAGGGGCTCCACGCCGACCTTCTGGGGGTCGGTGTCATGGATGTCCGAGCCAAGGCCTTCGCCATCGAGAACGATTGCAAAGCGATATTCCTTGACGGGCAGGACCTTGATCGTGACGCCGTCGATCGGCTCGGTCACGGCCTTCTGCATTTTCTCGAGAACCGGCGCGGCTTCCTCGCTGGAGATCCGGCCCGCACGGCGGTCGGTGATCTTGCCATCGGCGTCCAGCGTCGCGAAGTTGCCGCGGATCGCCACGTCGGTGGGCTTCAACGGGTAGTCGATACCGGCGGCTTCGAGCACACCGCGGCCGATTA
This DNA window, taken from bacterium, encodes the following:
- a CDS encoding 2,3-bisphosphoglycerate-independent phosphoglycerate mutase, which produces MAEIALSEVIKSVLNPNGSKILMLVMDGVGGMRTADFPTTELEAANTPNLDKWAKNGSLGRTIPAARGLAVGSGPGHLSLFGYNPLEPAHVIGRGVLEAAGIDYPLKPTDVAIRGNFATLDADGKITDRRAGRISSEEAAPVLEKMQKAVTEPIDGVTIKVLPVKEYRFAIVLDGEGLGSDIHDTDPQKVGVEPLPVTATNDSADNAKTVRVMTEAIKKMRAAIADEPKANGFSLRGFAKDPGLESFKHRYGLKAAAIATYPLYRGVARLCGMDVLKTGQTVADEFQTLKEVWNDYDFFFLHVKKTDSSGEDGNREAKIKVIEETDKALAILDELQPDALIVTGDHSTPPPMKSHSFHPVPFLVTSKLCDIDDATRLTERECDKGTMGVFPAYEIMNVALAHSGRLQKFGS
- a CDS encoding arylesterase produces the protein MKSKLKFLIPIVILVPILMLWMGRRTNNWPITNDPPTGEAIIALGDSLTSGVGASEGNTYVDVLSDMIGRPILNSGVPGETTGDALKRLDRDVLSEDPRVVIVLLGGNDMLRRVSQDEQFANLREIVESIQAEGALVVLVGLKEIGFFTEGGYDSRYKVLARETGSVLVPNILGGIMFDRDLMSDQIHPNDAGYAKVAEKIDDIAGEYLRR